One window of the Klebsiella sp. WP3-W18-ESBL-02 genome contains the following:
- the yicI gene encoding alpha-xylosidase, translating into MKISDGNWLTQPGLNLIHPVQVFDVEQQGNEMVVYVAPRDVRERTWQLDTPMFTLRFFSPQEGVVGVRIEHFQGVLDNGPHYPLNVLKDVKVQMQNTAGFAELKSGNLSVRVTKGEFWSLDFLRNGVRITGSQLKNNGYVQDSNDNRNYMFERLDLGVGETVYGLGERFTALVRNGQNVETWNKDGGTSTEQSYKNIPFYLTNRGYGVLVNHPENVSFEIGSEKVSKVQFSVEGEYLEYFVIDGPTPKEVLNRYTQFTGRPALPPAWSFGLWLTTSFTTNYDEATVNSFIDGMAERNLPLHVFHFDCFWMKAFQWCDFEWDPVTFPDPKGMIQRLKDKGLKVCVWINPYIGQKSPIFKELKEKGYLLKRPDGSVWQWDKWQPGLAIYDFTNPEACRWYADKLKGLVAMGVDCFKTDFGERIPTDVRWFNDADPQKMHNHYAYIYNELVWNVLKETVGVEEAVLFARSASVGAQQFPVHWGGDCYANYESMAESLRGGLSIGLSGFGFWSHDIGGFENTAPADVYKRWCAFGLFSSHSRLHGSKSYRVPWAYDEESCDVVRYFTEMKCRMMPYLYRQAALANEQGTPMLRAMMLEFPDDPACDYLDRQYMLGDSLAVAPVFSEAGDVQFYLPEGRWTHLWHNDEVQGSRWHKQQHDFMSLPVYVRDNTLLALGNNSQVPNYAWHEGTAFQLFHLEDGHEAVCEVPAADGTVVYTLSARRQGKVITVKGNGKASGWTLCLRNIQQVAGVQGGSPAGSELGVVVTAQGNELVITL; encoded by the coding sequence ATGAAGATCAGTGATGGAAACTGGTTGACCCAGCCGGGTCTGAATTTAATTCATCCTGTTCAGGTGTTTGATGTTGAACAGCAAGGGAATGAAATGGTGGTCTACGTGGCGCCGCGCGACGTCCGCGAGCGCACGTGGCAACTGGATACACCGATGTTTACCCTGCGTTTTTTCTCACCGCAAGAGGGCGTGGTGGGCGTACGCATCGAGCATTTCCAGGGCGTGCTGGATAACGGCCCGCACTACCCGCTGAACGTGCTGAAAGACGTGAAGGTACAGATGCAAAACACCGCCGGGTTTGCCGAGCTGAAAAGCGGCAACCTCAGCGTGCGCGTGACCAAAGGTGAGTTCTGGTCGCTGGATTTCCTGCGCAACGGCGTGCGGATCACCGGCAGCCAGCTGAAAAACAACGGCTATGTGCAGGACAGCAATGACAATCGCAACTACATGTTCGAGCGTCTGGATCTGGGCGTCGGCGAAACCGTGTATGGCCTGGGCGAGCGCTTTACCGCGCTGGTGCGCAACGGCCAGAACGTTGAAACCTGGAATAAAGACGGTGGCACCAGCACCGAACAGTCCTATAAAAACATCCCGTTCTACCTGACCAACCGCGGCTACGGCGTGCTGGTGAATCACCCGGAAAACGTCTCCTTTGAGATTGGCTCAGAGAAGGTGTCCAAAGTGCAGTTCAGCGTCGAAGGCGAGTATCTGGAATACTTTGTCATCGACGGCCCAACCCCGAAAGAGGTGTTGAACCGCTATACCCAGTTCACCGGCCGCCCGGCGCTGCCGCCGGCGTGGTCTTTCGGCCTGTGGCTGACCACCTCGTTCACCACCAACTACGACGAAGCGACGGTCAACAGCTTTATCGATGGTATGGCCGAGCGCAACCTGCCGCTGCACGTCTTCCACTTTGACTGCTTCTGGATGAAGGCCTTCCAGTGGTGCGACTTCGAGTGGGACCCGGTGACCTTCCCGGACCCGAAAGGCATGATTCAGCGCCTGAAAGACAAAGGGCTGAAGGTCTGCGTGTGGATTAACCCGTATATTGGCCAGAAATCGCCAATATTCAAAGAGCTGAAAGAGAAAGGCTATCTGCTCAAGCGCCCGGACGGTTCCGTCTGGCAGTGGGACAAATGGCAGCCGGGGCTGGCGATTTATGACTTCACCAACCCGGAAGCCTGCCGGTGGTATGCCGACAAGCTGAAAGGCCTGGTGGCGATGGGCGTCGACTGCTTTAAAACCGACTTCGGCGAGCGTATCCCGACCGATGTGCGATGGTTCAACGACGCCGACCCGCAGAAAATGCACAACCACTATGCCTATATCTACAACGAACTGGTGTGGAACGTGCTCAAAGAGACCGTCGGTGTGGAAGAGGCTGTGCTGTTCGCCCGTTCCGCTTCCGTGGGCGCGCAACAGTTCCCGGTGCACTGGGGCGGCGACTGCTACGCCAACTACGAATCGATGGCGGAAAGCCTGCGCGGTGGCCTGTCGATTGGCCTGTCCGGTTTCGGTTTCTGGAGCCACGATATTGGCGGCTTCGAAAACACTGCCCCGGCGGATGTCTATAAACGCTGGTGCGCCTTCGGCCTGTTCTCCAGCCACAGCCGCCTGCACGGCAGCAAATCCTATCGTGTGCCGTGGGCGTATGACGAAGAGTCCTGCGATGTGGTGCGCTACTTTACCGAAATGAAGTGCCGCATGATGCCGTACCTGTATCGTCAGGCGGCGCTGGCCAACGAGCAGGGCACGCCAATGCTGCGTGCGATGATGCTGGAGTTCCCGGACGACCCGGCGTGCGATTACCTCGACCGCCAGTACATGCTCGGCGACTCGCTGGCGGTGGCGCCGGTGTTCTCGGAGGCGGGCGACGTGCAGTTCTACCTGCCGGAAGGCCGCTGGACGCACCTGTGGCACAACGACGAAGTGCAGGGCAGCCGCTGGCATAAACAGCAGCATGATTTTATGAGCCTGCCGGTCTATGTGCGCGACAACACCCTGCTGGCGCTGGGTAATAACAGCCAGGTGCCGAACTACGCATGGCATGAAGGCACCGCGTTCCAGCTGTTCCACCTTGAGGACGGGCATGAAGCGGTATGTGAAGTGCCTGCGGCCGATGGCACCGTGGTGTATACGCTGAGCGCGAGACGTCAGGGTAAGGTGATAACGGTGAAAGGCAACGGCAAAGCCAGCGGCTGGACGCTGTGCCTGCGCAATATCCAGCAGGTAGCGGGCGTGCAGGGCGGAAGCCCGGCAGGCAGCGAGCTGGGCGTGGTGGTGACCGCGCAGGGCAATGAGCTGGTGATTACGCTCTAA
- a CDS encoding OprD family outer membrane porin: MKTYRAAGAVKPSRFAGGLTALAALAALALPASAEAALSFKPDSACFDAEGNVSSLSDAFSCGKVSGSVRALYYTTHNAYFAKGFNQDTVSYGGFVKYETAPLYGFNVGVSGLFLRGIDHPPEDRVISDIGDNQTNIGEAYLNWRYGDFRLTGGNQRLDLPFVGDYDWRITPILYQALDMQYGSGDDFLHATKIWRYKGWGSDQVQRTTAYSDVTEETNGMWAVGAGRHLMWDDKKLTGQMWYESYADFSNIFYAEGHLQWQQALFTPDVALQYIRGTSEGKALAGEVDNHSYGAQLSLNFTPSLSWAAGYNHIAASGDSYGNGSLVTPYAHNSSSGPYFAQPYFTSTQDLGSGDAYATNVNWNANDNLTLGARYSWMDLTPTVNSGSLRQSEYVMYFIWNFQGALKGLSLNDFVGVQTSPLYEKDFWQNRLTLQYDF, encoded by the coding sequence ATGAAGACGTATCGGGCAGCAGGTGCCGTCAAACCATCACGATTCGCCGGTGGTCTCACCGCCCTGGCCGCACTTGCCGCACTGGCGCTTCCCGCCAGCGCAGAAGCCGCCCTCTCATTTAAGCCCGACAGCGCCTGTTTTGATGCCGAAGGCAACGTCAGCAGCCTGAGCGACGCATTCAGCTGCGGTAAAGTCAGCGGCAGCGTTCGTGCACTGTATTACACCACCCACAATGCGTACTTCGCCAAAGGGTTTAACCAGGACACCGTGAGTTACGGCGGCTTCGTGAAGTATGAAACGGCCCCGCTGTATGGCTTCAACGTTGGCGTTAGCGGTCTGTTCCTGCGAGGGATCGACCACCCGCCGGAAGATCGCGTCATCAGCGATATCGGCGACAACCAGACCAACATCGGTGAAGCCTACCTCAACTGGCGCTACGGTGATTTTCGTCTCACCGGCGGCAACCAGCGCCTGGATTTACCGTTCGTCGGCGATTACGACTGGCGCATCACGCCAATTCTCTATCAGGCGCTGGATATGCAGTACGGTAGCGGCGACGACTTCCTGCACGCCACCAAAATCTGGCGTTACAAGGGCTGGGGGAGCGACCAGGTTCAGCGCACCACCGCCTACAGCGACGTGACCGAAGAAACCAACGGCATGTGGGCCGTCGGCGCGGGCCGTCACCTGATGTGGGATGACAAAAAGCTGACCGGCCAGATGTGGTACGAAAGCTACGCCGACTTCTCCAACATCTTCTACGCCGAAGGCCACCTCCAGTGGCAGCAGGCGCTGTTTACGCCGGACGTGGCGCTGCAATACATTCGCGGCACCAGCGAAGGCAAAGCGCTGGCGGGCGAAGTAGACAACCATTCTTACGGTGCGCAGCTGTCGCTGAACTTTACGCCTTCACTCTCCTGGGCGGCGGGTTATAACCACATTGCCGCCAGCGGTGACAGCTATGGTAACGGCTCGCTGGTGACGCCCTATGCCCACAACAGTTCATCCGGTCCGTACTTTGCACAGCCGTACTTCACCAGCACCCAGGACCTGGGCAGCGGCGATGCCTATGCCACCAACGTGAACTGGAATGCGAACGACAACCTGACGCTGGGCGCACGCTACTCCTGGATGGATCTGACGCCAACGGTGAATTCCGGCAGCCTGCGCCAGTCCGAGTACGTGATGTACTTTATCTGGAATTTCCAGGGCGCGCTGAAAGGGCTGAGCCTGAACGATTTCGTCGGCGTGCAGACGTCGCCGCTGTATGAGAAGGATTTCTGGCAGAACCGCTTAACGCTGCAATATGACTTCTAA
- a CDS encoding AsmA family protein: MKFLGKLIIWLLIALLLVILAFYFLLQTRWGARHISQWLSDNTAWQVTFDAMDHRFSSPSHILLQNVTFGRDGKPATLVAKSVDIGLSSRQITDPLHVDTILLQDGTLNLPPAAAPLPFAADRLQLSNMALNSPETGWALSAQRVSGGVMPWAPEAGNVLGKKARIQMSAGSLSLNGVPATQVLIEGEINGGEVTLTTVGADIARGSLTGNARRSADGSWVVDNLRLNDIRMQSDKPLRDFLAPLATVPSLQIGRLDVTDARLQGPDWAVTDLDLNLRNLTLSQGSWQSTDGKISLNASEFIYGSLHLFDPILNAEFSPQGIDLRQFTSRWEGGMVRSAGHWYRNANALVLDDAVFAGLEYTLPENWKTLWMEQLPPWLESVTLKKFGASRNLVIDIDPDFPWQVTALDGYGANLQLVKGHRWGVWGGSATLNGAAATFNRIDVRRPSMRLNADASNVNISELSAFTEKGILEATATVSQQPQRQTSITLNGRGVPLNILQLWGWPALPIDGDGNIQLTASGSVQADAPLKPTVNAKLHAVNMAKQEVTQQMQGGVVSVAAGAPVTP, translated from the coding sequence ATGAAATTTCTTGGAAAGCTCATTATCTGGCTGCTTATCGCCCTGCTGCTGGTGATTCTGGCCTTCTACTTTCTGCTGCAAACGCGCTGGGGCGCGCGCCATATCAGCCAGTGGCTAAGCGACAACACGGCATGGCAGGTGACGTTCGACGCCATGGATCACCGCTTCTCCTCCCCTTCGCACATCCTGCTGCAAAACGTCACCTTTGGCCGCGACGGTAAACCCGCCACGCTGGTCGCGAAAAGCGTGGATATTGGCCTGAGCTCACGGCAGATTACCGATCCGCTGCACGTCGACACCATTCTGTTACAGGACGGTACGCTGAACCTGCCGCCCGCCGCCGCGCCGCTGCCGTTTGCCGCCGATCGCCTACAGCTCAGTAATATGGCGCTAAACAGCCCGGAAACCGGCTGGGCGCTCAGCGCACAGCGCGTTTCGGGCGGCGTGATGCCGTGGGCGCCAGAAGCGGGTAACGTGCTGGGGAAAAAAGCGCGGATTCAAATGAGCGCCGGTTCGCTATCGCTGAACGGCGTGCCCGCCACCCAGGTACTGATTGAAGGCGAGATTAACGGCGGCGAAGTCACCCTGACCACCGTCGGCGCGGATATTGCGCGCGGTTCACTCACCGGCAACGCCCGCCGTAGCGCCGACGGCAGCTGGGTCGTGGACAATCTGCGCCTCAACGACATCCGCATGCAAAGCGATAAACCGCTGCGCGACTTCCTTGCTCCCCTGGCCACCGTGCCATCGCTACAGATTGGCCGCCTCGACGTCACCGATGCCCGCCTGCAGGGGCCAGACTGGGCGGTGACCGACCTCGACCTGAACCTGCGCAACCTGACGCTCAGCCAGGGCAGCTGGCAGAGCACCGACGGTAAAATATCACTCAACGCCAGCGAATTCATTTACGGCTCGCTGCACCTGTTCGACCCGATCCTCAACGCCGAATTCTCGCCGCAGGGCATTGACCTGCGCCAGTTTACCTCACGCTGGGAGGGCGGCATGGTGCGCAGCGCTGGCCACTGGTACCGTAACGCCAATGCGCTGGTGCTGGATGACGCGGTGTTCGCCGGGCTGGAGTACACGCTGCCGGAAAACTGGAAAACGCTGTGGATGGAACAGCTGCCGCCGTGGCTGGAGAGCGTCACGCTGAAAAAATTTGGCGCCAGCCGCAACCTGGTGATTGATATCGACCCTGACTTTCCATGGCAGGTGACCGCATTAGACGGCTACGGCGCCAATCTGCAGCTGGTGAAGGGCCACCGGTGGGGCGTATGGGGCGGTAGCGCAACGCTCAACGGCGCGGCGGCAACCTTCAACCGCATTGACGTGCGTCGCCCGTCAATGCGGTTGAACGCCGATGCGTCGAACGTGAATATCAGCGAACTGAGCGCCTTTACCGAGAAAGGGATTCTGGAAGCCACCGCCACGGTATCACAGCAGCCGCAGCGCCAGACAAGTATCACGCTCAACGGCCGCGGCGTACCGCTGAATATTCTCCAGCTGTGGGGGTGGCCTGCGCTGCCTATCGACGGCGATGGCAATATTCAGCTTACCGCCAGCGGCAGCGTACAGGCGGACGCGCCGCTGAAACCCACGGTGAACGCAAAGCTGCATGCGGTGAATATGGCGAAGCAGGAAGTTACCCAGCAGATGCAGGGTGGCGTGGTTTCGGTCGCTGCCGGCGCGCCGGTTACGCCATAA
- a CDS encoding nucleobase:cation symporter-2 family protein, which yields MSSNTLDQANAQPIAHKQTSELIYRLEDRPPLPQTLFAALQHLLAMFVAVITPALLICQALGLPAQDTQHIISMSLFASGVASIIQIKAWGPVGSGLLSIQGTSFNFVAPLIMGGTALKTGGADVPTMMAALFGTLMLASCTEMVLSRVLHLARRVITPLVSGVVVMIIGLSLIQVGLTSIGGGYAAMANNTFGAPKNLLLAGVVLGMIILLNRQRNPYLRIASLVIAMAAGYLLAWFLGMLPENTTPSNTSLIMVPTPLYYGLGIDWNLLLPLMLVFMITSLETIGDITATSDVSEQPVSGPVYMKRLKGGVLANGLNSCVSAVFNTFPNSCFGQNNGVIQLTGVASRYVGFVVALMLIVLGLFPAVSGFVQHIPEPVLGGATLVMFGTIAASGVRIVSREPLNRRAILIIALSLAVGLGVSQQPQILQFAPDWLKNLLSSGIAAGGITAIILNLIFPAEKE from the coding sequence ATGTCCTCTAACACACTCGATCAAGCCAATGCGCAACCGATTGCGCATAAGCAAACCAGCGAACTGATTTACCGCCTGGAAGACCGTCCGCCGCTTCCGCAAACCCTGTTTGCCGCGCTCCAGCACCTGCTGGCGATGTTTGTGGCGGTGATCACCCCAGCGCTGCTGATCTGCCAGGCTCTCGGCCTCCCGGCTCAGGATACCCAGCACATTATCAGCATGTCGTTATTCGCTTCCGGTGTGGCATCTATCATTCAGATTAAAGCCTGGGGCCCGGTGGGTTCCGGTCTGCTGTCGATTCAGGGCACCAGCTTCAACTTCGTGGCGCCGCTGATTATGGGCGGCACGGCGCTGAAAACCGGCGGTGCGGACGTGCCAACCATGATGGCAGCGCTGTTCGGTACCCTGATGCTGGCCAGCTGTACAGAGATGGTGTTATCTCGCGTACTGCATCTGGCACGTCGCGTGATTACGCCGCTGGTCTCCGGCGTGGTGGTAATGATTATCGGCCTGTCGCTGATTCAGGTCGGCCTGACCTCCATCGGCGGCGGCTACGCGGCGATGGCCAACAATACCTTCGGCGCGCCGAAAAACCTGCTGCTGGCGGGCGTGGTGCTGGGCATGATTATTCTGCTTAACCGTCAGCGTAACCCGTACCTGCGCATCGCCTCACTGGTCATCGCCATGGCGGCGGGCTACCTGCTGGCATGGTTCCTCGGCATGCTGCCGGAAAACACCACGCCGTCGAACACCAGCCTGATTATGGTACCGACGCCGTTGTACTATGGCTTAGGCATCGACTGGAACCTGCTGCTGCCGCTGATGCTGGTGTTTATGATCACCTCGCTGGAAACTATCGGCGACATTACCGCCACCTCTGACGTTTCCGAGCAGCCGGTCTCAGGCCCGGTCTATATGAAACGCCTGAAGGGCGGCGTGCTGGCAAACGGCCTCAATTCCTGCGTCTCTGCGGTGTTCAATACCTTCCCGAACTCCTGCTTTGGCCAGAATAACGGTGTGATTCAGCTAACCGGCGTCGCCAGCCGCTATGTGGGCTTCGTGGTGGCGCTGATGCTGATCGTCCTCGGCCTGTTCCCGGCGGTCAGCGGCTTTGTGCAGCACATTCCGGAACCGGTACTCGGCGGGGCAACGCTGGTGATGTTCGGCACGATCGCCGCGTCGGGCGTGCGCATTGTCTCGCGCGAACCGCTGAACCGCCGCGCCATCCTGATTATTGCGCTGTCGCTGGCCGTGGGTCTGGGCGTTTCTCAGCAGCCGCAGATCCTGCAGTTCGCCCCGGACTGGCTGAAAAACCTGCTTTCTTCCGGCATCGCAGCCGGCGGTATCACCGCTATTATCCTGAACCTGATCTTCCCGGCCGAAAAAGAGTAA
- the gltS gene encoding sodium/glutamate symporter — translation MFHLDTLSTLVAATLVLLLGRKLVQSVPLLKKYTIPEPVAGGLLVALALLVLKQSIGWEIDFDMSLKDPLMLAFFATIGLNANIASLRAGGKVLGTFLIVVVGLLLLQNALGIGMAKLLGLDPLMGLLAGSITLSGGHGTGAAWSKLFIERYGFANATEVAMACATFGLVLGGLIGGPVARYLVKHSSSPNGTPDDQAVPTAFEKPDVGRSITSLVLIETIAMIAICLTAGKVIAQLLAGTALELPTFVCVLFVGVILSNGMALLGFYRVFERAVSVMGNVSLSLFLAMALMSLKLWELASLALPMLVILATQAMAMGLYAIFVTYRMMGKNYDAAVLAAGHCGFGLGATPTAIANMQAITERFGPSHTAFLVVPMVGAFFIDIVNALVIKLYLMLPMFA, via the coding sequence ATGTTTCATCTTGATACCTTATCGACGCTCGTTGCCGCAACGCTGGTGTTGCTGCTCGGACGCAAGCTGGTCCAGAGTGTCCCCCTTCTCAAAAAATACACTATCCCCGAGCCCGTTGCGGGCGGCCTGCTGGTCGCGCTCGCGCTGCTGGTATTAAAGCAGAGTATCGGCTGGGAGATTGACTTCGACATGAGCCTGAAGGACCCGCTTATGCTGGCGTTCTTCGCCACCATTGGCCTGAATGCTAATATCGCCAGCCTGCGCGCGGGCGGCAAAGTGCTGGGTACGTTCCTGATCGTGGTGGTCGGGCTGCTGCTGCTGCAAAACGCGCTGGGCATCGGTATGGCGAAGCTGCTGGGGCTGGACCCGCTGATGGGTCTGCTGGCCGGTTCTATTACTCTCTCCGGCGGTCATGGTACCGGCGCGGCGTGGAGTAAACTGTTTATCGAGCGCTACGGGTTTGCCAATGCTACCGAAGTGGCGATGGCCTGTGCCACGTTTGGTCTGGTGCTCGGCGGCCTGATTGGCGGCCCGGTGGCGCGTTATCTGGTGAAGCATTCGTCGTCGCCGAATGGAACGCCGGATGACCAGGCCGTACCGACGGCGTTTGAAAAACCGGACGTCGGGCGCAGCATTACCTCGCTGGTGCTGATTGAAACGATCGCCATGATCGCTATTTGTCTGACGGCAGGTAAAGTCATTGCGCAACTGCTGGCAGGCACGGCGCTGGAGCTGCCAACCTTCGTCTGCGTGCTGTTTGTGGGGGTGATCCTCAGCAACGGGATGGCGCTTTTGGGCTTTTATCGCGTGTTTGAACGCGCGGTTTCGGTGATGGGCAACGTGAGCCTGTCGCTGTTTCTGGCGATGGCGCTGATGAGCCTGAAGCTGTGGGAGCTGGCGTCGCTGGCGCTGCCGATGCTGGTGATTCTGGCCACGCAGGCAATGGCAATGGGGCTGTACGCCATTTTCGTGACCTACCGGATGATGGGCAAAAACTACGATGCGGCGGTGCTGGCCGCGGGGCACTGTGGTTTTGGTTTAGGCGCGACGCCTACGGCGATTGCCAATATGCAGGCTATTACCGAGCGTTTTGGACCGTCGCATACGGCGTTCCTGGTGGTGCCGATGGTCGGCGCGTTCTTTATTGATATCGTCAATGCCCTGGTGATTAAGCTGTATTTGATGCTGCCGATGTTTGCTTAA